The following are encoded together in the Serratia odorifera genome:
- a CDS encoding glutamate synthase small subunit — translation MSQNVYQFIDLQRVDPPKKPLKIRKIEFVEIYEPFSETQAKAQADRCLSCGNPYCEWKCPVHNYIPNWLKLANEGRIMEAADLAHQTNSLPEVCGRVCPQDRLCEGSCTLNDEFGAVTIGNIERYISDKAIEMGWKPDMSHVQPTGKRVAIIGAGPAGLACADVLTRNGVKAVVYDRHPEIGGLLTFGIPAFKLEKEVMVKRRHIFSEMGIEFQLNTEVGKDVTMDALLNDYDAVFLGVGTYQSMRGGLDNEDAPGVYDALPFLIANTKQLMGYDASVQEPYVSMEGKRVVVLGGGDTAMDCVRTSIRQGATQVTCAYRRDEVNMPGSKREVKNAREEGVEFKFNLQPLSIELNSAGRVAGVKMVRTQLGAPDANGRQVAEQVPGSEHVLDADAVVMAFGFRPHQMDWLAAHDVQLDKQGRIVAQEGIENAFQTSNPKIFAGGDAVRGSDLVVTAIAEGRKAADGILNYLEV, via the coding sequence ATGAGTCAGAATGTGTATCAATTTATCGACTTGCAGCGCGTTGATCCGCCAAAGAAACCGCTGAAGATCCGTAAAATTGAGTTTGTAGAGATTTACGAGCCGTTTTCGGAAACCCAGGCGAAAGCGCAGGCAGACCGTTGCCTGTCGTGCGGCAACCCTTACTGCGAATGGAAGTGTCCAGTTCACAACTACATTCCGAACTGGCTGAAGCTGGCTAACGAGGGTCGCATCATGGAGGCGGCGGATCTGGCACACCAGACCAACAGCCTGCCGGAAGTCTGCGGCCGCGTGTGTCCCCAGGATCGTCTGTGCGAGGGGTCATGTACCCTGAACGACGAATTCGGCGCAGTGACCATCGGCAATATCGAACGCTATATCAGCGATAAAGCAATCGAGATGGGCTGGAAACCCGATATGTCGCACGTGCAGCCGACCGGCAAGCGCGTGGCAATCATCGGTGCCGGCCCAGCCGGCCTGGCCTGTGCCGACGTACTGACCCGCAACGGCGTGAAAGCGGTGGTTTACGATCGTCACCCCGAGATCGGCGGCCTGCTGACCTTCGGCATTCCGGCCTTCAAGCTGGAAAAAGAGGTAATGGTCAAACGCCGTCACATCTTCAGTGAGATGGGCATCGAGTTCCAGCTCAATACCGAAGTCGGCAAAGACGTCACCATGGATGCGCTGTTGAACGACTACGACGCGGTGTTCCTTGGGGTCGGCACCTACCAATCGATGCGCGGTGGACTGGACAACGAAGACGCGCCGGGGGTGTACGACGCGCTGCCGTTCCTGATTGCCAATACCAAGCAGCTGATGGGCTACGACGCCAGCGTGCAGGAGCCCTACGTCAGTATGGAAGGCAAACGCGTGGTGGTGCTGGGCGGTGGTGATACCGCCATGGACTGCGTGCGGACCTCGATTCGTCAAGGCGCTACGCAGGTCACCTGCGCCTACCGTCGTGACGAAGTCAACATGCCGGGCTCCAAGCGTGAAGTCAAAAACGCCCGCGAGGAAGGGGTTGAGTTCAAATTCAACCTGCAACCGCTGAGCATCGAACTCAACAGCGCCGGCCGCGTTGCCGGCGTTAAGATGGTGCGTACTCAGCTGGGTGCGCCAGATGCCAATGGCCGCCAGGTCGCCGAGCAGGTACCGGGCTCCGAGCACGTTCTTGACGCCGATGCGGTGGTCATGGCGTTTGGCTTCCGCCCGCACCAGATGGATTGGCTGGCGGCCCACGACGTGCAATTGGATAAGCAGGGGCGCATCGTCGCACAGGAAGGTATCGAAAACGCCTTCCAGACCAGCAACCCGAAAATCTTTGCCGGCGGTGATGCGGTGCGCGGCTCGGATCTGGTGGTCACGGCGATTGCCGAAGGGCGCAAGGCTGCCGACGGCATCCTCAACTATCTGGAAGTGTAA
- the sspB gene encoding ClpXP protease specificity-enhancing factor produces MDMSQMTPRRPYLLRAFYDWLLDNQLTPHLVVDVTRPDVQVPMEFARDGQIVLNIASRAVGNLQLGDNDVSFNARFGGVPRQVLVPMAAVLAIYARENGAGTMFEPEAAYEAEGTFEGLDNETVPSESLMSVIDGDRPDAGDDRDPDDEPPQPPRGGRPALRVVK; encoded by the coding sequence ATGGATATGTCCCAGATGACACCGCGCCGTCCCTACCTGTTACGCGCGTTCTATGACTGGTTGCTCGACAACCAGCTGACGCCGCATCTGGTGGTTGATGTTACGCGCCCCGATGTGCAGGTGCCGATGGAGTTCGCGCGCGACGGCCAGATTGTGCTGAACATTGCGTCGCGTGCGGTGGGCAATCTGCAACTGGGTGATAACGACGTGAGCTTCAACGCGCGCTTTGGCGGCGTACCGCGCCAGGTACTGGTGCCAATGGCCGCAGTACTGGCGATTTACGCGCGTGAAAACGGCGCCGGCACCATGTTCGAACCGGAAGCCGCGTATGAAGCTGAAGGCACCTTTGAGGGGCTGGACAACGAGACAGTGCCGTCCGAAAGCCTGATGTCGGTGATTGACGGCGATCGTCCGGACGCCGGTGACGATCGTGATCCGGATGACGAGCCGCCACAGCCACCGCGCGGTGGTCGCCCGGCATTGCGCGTCGTCAAGTAA
- the sspA gene encoding stringent starvation protein SspA: MAVAANKRSVMTLFSGPTDIFSHQVRIVLAEKGVSVEIEQVEMDNLPQDLIDLNPYQTVPTLVDRELTLYESRIIMEYLDERFPHPPLMPVYPVARGESRLWMQRIEKDWYTLMYKIERGTGQEAEAARKQLRETLIEIAPVFNIKPYFLSDEFSLVDCYLAPLLWRLPQMGIELNGAGSKELKGYMTRVFERDAFLASLTEAEREMRLQTRG, translated from the coding sequence ATGGCTGTCGCTGCCAACAAACGTTCGGTAATGACGCTGTTTTCTGGCCCGACCGACATTTTTAGCCATCAAGTACGTATCGTACTGGCGGAGAAAGGTGTCAGCGTCGAGATTGAGCAGGTTGAGATGGATAACCTGCCGCAGGATCTGATTGACCTCAATCCTTACCAAACGGTACCAACGCTGGTCGATCGCGAGCTGACCCTGTATGAATCCCGCATCATCATGGAATACCTTGATGAGCGCTTCCCGCACCCGCCGTTGATGCCGGTTTACCCGGTGGCACGTGGCGAAAGCCGCCTGTGGATGCAGCGTATCGAGAAAGACTGGTATACGCTGATGTACAAAATCGAGCGTGGCACCGGCCAGGAAGCCGAGGCGGCGCGCAAGCAGCTGCGTGAAACGCTGATCGAAATCGCACCGGTATTCAATATCAAGCCGTATTTCCTCAGCGATGAATTCAGCCTGGTCGATTGCTACCTGGCGCCGTTGCTGTGGCGTTTGCCGCAGATGGGCATCGAGCTGAACGGTGCTGGCTCCAAAGAGCTGAAAGGTTACATGACTCGCGTATTCGAGCGCGATGCGTTCCTGGCCTCCCTGACCGAAGCCGAGCGCGAAATGCGCCTGCAAACTCGGGGCTAA